One stretch of Roseovarius mucosus DNA includes these proteins:
- a CDS encoding helix-turn-helix domain-containing protein, with amino-acid sequence MTVDVPNFVSDRPILRQDRLSSLMSALRPVATPCAADDPRAALVLTPTLLVLFTRPPNTPEPDALVATRLECALPLAQVLHGSPARLAVARENCPGLAALADVLVAEAQSGRCGSQLAMARLFEAMLVLVLRRAIDAGPPDPGLLAGLSHPRLHRALIAIHAAPARPWTVEMLSAEAGMSRSRFMADFSDCLGTSPLAYVTRWRLGLAHIALIQGASIPVAARSVGYGTTAGFRRAWLRHFGDIPLAAVGSGPAEHPIL; translated from the coding sequence ATGACTGTCGATGTGCCCAATTTTGTTTCCGATCGTCCCATTCTGCGGCAGGATCGGCTTTCTTCGCTGATGTCTGCATTGCGGCCCGTCGCCACGCCTTGCGCGGCGGATGATCCACGGGCGGCGCTGGTATTGACCCCGACTTTACTGGTGCTGTTCACCCGCCCCCCCAACACGCCGGAACCCGATGCCTTGGTCGCAACCCGCCTTGAGTGTGCCCTGCCTTTGGCGCAGGTGCTGCATGGCAGCCCCGCCCGTCTGGCAGTTGCCAGAGAAAACTGCCCCGGTCTTGCGGCCTTGGCCGATGTGCTGGTTGCCGAAGCGCAATCTGGGCGTTGCGGATCGCAACTTGCTATGGCCCGCCTGTTCGAGGCGATGCTGGTTCTGGTGCTGCGCCGTGCCATTGACGCAGGTCCGCCGGACCCTGGGTTGCTGGCTGGCCTGTCACACCCGCGCCTGCATCGCGCGCTGATTGCCATCCACGCTGCCCCAGCCCGGCCTTGGACCGTCGAAATGCTATCGGCAGAGGCTGGCATGTCGCGATCCCGGTTCATGGCGGATTTCAGCGATTGTCTTGGGACCAGCCCGCTGGCCTATGTAACGCGGTGGCGGTTGGGTCTTGCCCATATCGCCCTGATCCAAGGCGCTTCGATTCCCGTGGCGGCGCGGAGTGTGGGCTATGGAACCACAGCGGGATTTCGCCGTGCATGGCTCCGCCACTTTGGGGATATTCCCTTGGCGGCAGTGGGTTCCGGGCCCGCAGAACACCCCATCTTGTAA
- a CDS encoding peroxiredoxin-like family protein, with the protein MLIPRQTAPALTVPTLDRGPFNLATATPQRGTVICFYRGLHCPICATYLTELDKQTPAFAERGIETIAISADGADRARAMADKIGATALRFGHDLPLPVARDWGLYISTSRGKTSIGIEEPALFSEPGLFIVNADQSIYYLSVQSMPFVRPSFRELLGAVDFAIEKNYPARGEYTGSLGTA; encoded by the coding sequence ATGCTCATTCCCCGCCAGACCGCTCCCGCACTGACCGTTCCTACGCTTGATCGCGGCCCTTTCAATCTGGCAACCGCTACACCGCAGCGCGGCACGGTCATCTGCTTTTACCGGGGCCTGCACTGCCCGATCTGCGCCACCTATCTGACTGAACTGGACAAACAGACCCCGGCCTTTGCCGAGCGCGGCATCGAGACGATTGCCATCAGCGCTGACGGCGCTGATCGTGCCCGCGCGATGGCCGACAAGATCGGCGCAACCGCGCTGCGCTTTGGCCATGATCTGCCCTTGCCCGTGGCGCGGGACTGGGGCCTCTATATCTCGACCTCGCGGGGCAAGACCTCTATCGGGATCGAAGAGCCTGCGCTGTTTTCGGAACCGGGGCTGTTCATTGTCAACGCAGACCAGTCCATCTATTACCTGTCGGTGCAGTCGATGCCCTTTGTGCGTCCCAGCTTTCGCGAATTACTTGGGGCGGTCGATTTTGCGATCGAAAAGAACTACCCAGCGCGGGGCGAATACACAGGCAGTCTTGGGACAGCCTAA
- a CDS encoding helix-turn-helix transcriptional regulator has translation MRRTDRLFDIIQVFRDGKLHTGAQIADRIEVSLRTICRDIETLAGAGVPIVGERGVGYIMSDPVFLPPLNITQSELEVLELGLALVAASFEHKMRPVGSGA, from the coding sequence ATGAGGCGCACCGATCGGCTGTTTGACATCATTCAGGTCTTTCGAGACGGGAAACTCCACACAGGCGCGCAAATCGCGGATCGGATAGAGGTCTCCCTCAGGACGATCTGCCGCGATATCGAAACATTGGCCGGTGCCGGTGTTCCGATTGTTGGCGAGCGTGGGGTCGGATACATCATGAGCGATCCGGTGTTCCTGCCGCCATTGAACATCACACAAAGCGAGCTTGAGGTCCTCGAGCTTGGGCTTGCCCTCGTCGCGGCGTCCTTCGAACACAAGATGCGCCCGGTCGGTTCAGGCGCTTAG
- a CDS encoding flavin monoamine oxidase family protein, whose translation MPKVIVIGGGLSGVTAARALHRAGIDVQLIEARDRLGGRILSVDDSGNSSGPFDLGPSWFWPGMQPDFGHFVNGAGVTSFAQSDTGDLLFQRGQGSVQRYSGMQQEPASMRMGGGTAALVSALARDLPADAIRLNTFATHLALTATGVDVTTDGGSLSAPHVLLAVPPRLLAAQIAFDPPIPASVLRLWQGTPTWMAPHAKLVVVYDRAFWHDAGLSGAARSQSGPLVEIHDATTAAGQAALFGFVGVPAKARVQSGAAAVIAASVQQLEQLFGPHAARPKATLYKDWAADPLTATPDDLTAGDHPSPNPGPWVEGAWQHRLTLIGSETSRTEPGYLAGAQEAAEAGAAALLARLL comes from the coding sequence TTGCCAAAGGTTATTGTTATCGGTGGTGGTCTTTCGGGCGTGACAGCGGCCCGAGCGCTGCATCGGGCCGGGATCGACGTTCAATTGATCGAGGCGCGCGACCGTCTTGGCGGGCGCATCCTGTCGGTGGATGACTCTGGCAACAGCTCTGGCCCCTTTGACCTCGGCCCGTCCTGGTTCTGGCCCGGTATGCAACCCGACTTTGGGCACTTCGTGAACGGGGCGGGCGTGACGTCTTTTGCCCAGTCGGATACGGGCGATTTGCTGTTCCAGCGTGGTCAGGGCTCTGTACAAAGGTATTCGGGTATGCAGCAGGAGCCAGCCTCTATGCGGATGGGCGGGGGTACGGCTGCGCTGGTCTCGGCATTGGCGCGCGACCTGCCGGCAGATGCGATCCGCCTGAACACCTTCGCCACGCATTTGGCGCTGACCGCCACGGGTGTCGATGTGACGACCGATGGTGGCAGCCTGTCTGCCCCGCACGTGCTGCTGGCCGTGCCACCGCGCTTGCTGGCGGCGCAAATCGCCTTCGATCCGCCAATACCCGCGTCTGTCCTCCGCCTCTGGCAGGGCACGCCGACATGGATGGCACCGCATGCCAAGCTGGTTGTGGTCTATGACCGCGCCTTCTGGCACGACGCGGGGCTGTCGGGCGCGGCGCGCAGCCAAAGCGGGCCTTTGGTTGAAATCCACGACGCCACGACGGCGGCGGGGCAGGCGGCGCTGTTCGGCTTCGTCGGTGTTCCGGCCAAGGCCCGTGTGCAGTCGGGTGCGGCGGCTGTCATCGCCGCCTCTGTCCAGCAACTGGAACAGCTTTTCGGCCCGCATGCGGCCCGGCCCAAAGCCACGCTTTACAAGGACTGGGCCGCCGATCCGCTGACGGCCACGCCTGACGACCTGACAGCAGGTGACCACCCGTCACCCAATCCCGGCCCATGGGTCGAAGGCGCATGGCAACACCGGCTGACCCTGATCGGCTCTGAGACCAGCCGCACAGAACCCGGTTACCTAGCCGGAGCGCAGGAGGCAGCCGAAGCGGGCGCTGCGGCGCTTCTGGCGCGGCTTCTATGA
- a CDS encoding GlxA family transcriptional regulator → MTQKTCVSGPSPKGNGPKLVEILLAQGFVATELAIAFDSFRIANRLAGRELFRLQIVSVDAANTLTSLGGMEITVTPMDSTTNLPDLLIVTGGSEMARALRRFLPRLQRVRNAGGLAVVLSDAAQALLTAGAAETAAVHWEGRPMLEEAGIAERGTNTLFTRSGNLVTSAGMAATADVVLALIAEMTSLVLMRDVGRVLLLERLRMAESEQPQGLSDLASLPDGPLRKALKAMETNIEFPQSTAEIAQSINLSARQLERLFARHLGKSPQAYSRDLRLHRARTLIEGSSLSLTEIALSCGFEGSAHFSRLFKQRYGMTPIMLRSYGL, encoded by the coding sequence ATGACCCAGAAAACCTGCGTGTCCGGGCCTAGCCCCAAGGGAAATGGTCCGAAATTGGTCGAAATCCTGCTTGCGCAGGGTTTCGTTGCGACAGAGCTTGCCATTGCCTTCGACAGCTTTCGGATTGCCAACCGTTTGGCGGGCCGCGAGTTGTTCCGGCTGCAGATCGTGTCCGTCGACGCCGCGAACACGCTAACGTCGCTTGGTGGAATGGAAATCACAGTCACACCGATGGACTCGACGACGAACCTGCCGGATCTTCTGATCGTGACCGGTGGGTCGGAAATGGCACGTGCACTGCGCCGGTTCCTGCCGCGCCTTCAGCGCGTGCGAAACGCGGGCGGGCTGGCCGTGGTCCTGTCAGATGCCGCACAAGCGCTTCTTACCGCAGGTGCAGCCGAAACCGCCGCCGTGCACTGGGAAGGGCGCCCGATGCTGGAGGAGGCAGGAATAGCTGAAAGGGGCACCAACACTCTTTTCACCAGATCGGGTAATCTGGTGACAAGCGCGGGCATGGCCGCAACCGCTGATGTGGTTCTGGCGCTGATCGCTGAGATGACCTCATTGGTCTTGATGCGGGACGTGGGCCGTGTCTTGCTTTTGGAACGCCTGCGAATGGCCGAAAGCGAGCAACCGCAGGGCTTAAGCGATTTAGCCAGCTTACCGGACGGCCCCCTGCGCAAAGCTCTGAAGGCAATGGAAACCAACATTGAGTTTCCACAATCAACCGCCGAGATCGCCCAAAGCATTAACCTGTCGGCGCGGCAGCTTGAGCGTCTCTTCGCGCGCCACTTGGGCAAGAGCCCACAGGCCTATTCCCGCGATCTGCGCCTGCATCGCGCCCGCACCCTGATCGAGGGCAGCTCACTTTCGCTAACGGAAATTGCCCTTTCTTGCGGATTTGAAGGCTCGGCGCATTTCTCGCGATTGTTCAAACAACGCTACGGAATGACGCCAATAATGCTCAGATCCTATGGTCTGTGA
- a CDS encoding GcvT family protein, whose amino-acid sequence MKSTTRVVVIGGGIAGCSTLYHLTQEGWTDVVLLERNELTSGTTWHSAAQVTNFGMTQTMVGLKSHSISLYKELAADPDYPINYHHGDGGIRLANSETTMDGYRHFASQAKVMGVEFEILDAAECARRHPLITTDRLVGGLWDGEDGDIDPAQLCQALARRARKAGAEVYRNTPVTGLTQLKDDSWIVHTDQGDIACEIVVNACGYRVNEVGAMMGVHHPVMSMEHQYFLTEPIQGIIDFGKRVPLLRCPIDDFYSRQEKQGLLVGFYEQDCRTWGMDGVDPHFVNALCPSDTDRVLPVLENVFKRMPALEEVGIHTIVNGPITYTIDGAPLVGPIPGKRNAFCIIGLRAGIGEGGGHGWLLAQQIVHGEAQYDTWVIDPRRFTTHANVELCALKAIEDYQNEFRFHLPHEHRPAGRPMKTTPLTPILAAEGAEFGVVNGWERMAYIKPSPDFHETHGFRFNEAFDVVAAEVRAVQTGVGMTEVNGFNRFEITGPGAQDWLDTMFCGRMTRKVGKVGLGYLLNHHGMVKGEATLANIDDGTIWYGSAAASEYHDMDWLTAHMPKDGSVSIRSLTNDHTILVLAGPKSRDVLAAASRGDWSATAFPWLSVRRAFVGIAPAVVMSVSFSGELAYEIHVPNAQLYAAYLALRKAGEAHGLRLFGSYAVESMRMEKGYRHWKADLVTEFTPFESSLGRFVKMDKPHFIGKAALEKMIAEGHRRAFVSMVLDATHATAHGGDAILCDGRVVGSVTSVGWGHRVGKNIAMGFVEPAFAAEGTALMVEVIGVPTQATVVPECLYDPENLRVRA is encoded by the coding sequence ATGAAATCGACAACTCGCGTTGTGGTGATTGGCGGCGGCATTGCTGGCTGCTCCACCCTGTACCACTTGACGCAAGAGGGCTGGACCGATGTCGTCTTGCTGGAACGCAACGAGCTGACATCCGGAACCACTTGGCATTCAGCGGCGCAGGTCACCAATTTTGGAATGACCCAGACGATGGTGGGACTGAAAAGCCATTCGATTAGTCTCTACAAGGAATTGGCTGCAGATCCTGATTATCCGATCAATTACCATCACGGCGATGGCGGTATCCGCCTCGCCAATTCCGAAACCACAATGGATGGTTATCGCCACTTTGCCAGCCAAGCCAAGGTGATGGGGGTGGAGTTTGAAATCCTCGATGCCGCCGAATGCGCCCGCCGCCATCCGCTGATCACCACTGATCGTCTGGTGGGCGGTTTGTGGGACGGCGAGGATGGCGACATCGACCCCGCGCAGCTCTGTCAAGCGCTCGCAAGACGGGCTCGCAAGGCAGGGGCAGAGGTCTATCGCAACACGCCTGTCACAGGCCTCACGCAATTGAAAGACGATAGCTGGATTGTCCATACCGACCAAGGCGATATCGCCTGCGAGATTGTGGTGAACGCCTGCGGCTATCGCGTGAACGAGGTTGGCGCGATGATGGGGGTGCATCACCCGGTCATGTCGATGGAGCATCAGTATTTCCTGACCGAACCGATCCAGGGGATAATCGACTTTGGCAAACGGGTACCTCTTTTGCGCTGCCCGATCGACGATTTCTATTCGCGTCAAGAAAAACAGGGGCTGCTGGTCGGCTTCTACGAACAGGATTGTCGGACATGGGGCATGGACGGGGTGGATCCACATTTCGTCAACGCGCTTTGTCCATCGGACACTGACCGCGTGCTGCCCGTGCTAGAAAACGTCTTCAAACGTATGCCCGCGTTGGAGGAAGTGGGGATCCACACCATCGTCAATGGTCCGATCACCTATACCATTGATGGAGCACCTCTGGTCGGCCCGATTCCGGGCAAACGCAACGCATTCTGCATCATCGGCCTGCGCGCCGGGATTGGAGAGGGAGGCGGCCATGGCTGGCTTCTGGCGCAGCAGATCGTGCATGGCGAAGCGCAGTATGACACCTGGGTCATCGACCCGCGCCGCTTTACGACCCACGCGAATGTGGAACTTTGCGCCCTCAAGGCCATTGAGGATTACCAGAACGAATTTCGCTTTCACCTGCCGCACGAACACCGCCCGGCTGGCCGACCGATGAAAACCACGCCCCTGACACCGATCCTGGCGGCAGAAGGTGCCGAATTCGGCGTCGTGAACGGCTGGGAGCGTATGGCTTACATCAAGCCCTCGCCTGACTTCCACGAAACCCACGGCTTCCGATTCAATGAGGCGTTCGACGTGGTCGCAGCCGAGGTGCGCGCAGTGCAAACCGGCGTCGGGATGACCGAAGTCAACGGCTTCAACCGGTTCGAAATCACCGGGCCGGGCGCGCAGGACTGGCTGGACACGATGTTTTGCGGGCGGATGACGCGGAAGGTCGGCAAGGTTGGGCTTGGCTACCTTTTGAACCATCACGGTATGGTCAAGGGCGAGGCGACGCTTGCGAATATCGATGACGGCACGATCTGGTATGGTTCGGCGGCGGCGTCAGAATATCACGACATGGACTGGCTGACGGCGCATATGCCCAAGGATGGGTCGGTCAGCATCCGGTCGCTGACGAATGATCATACGATCCTTGTGCTGGCCGGTCCAAAATCACGTGATGTGCTGGCGGCCGCGTCGCGCGGGGATTGGTCGGCCACGGCCTTTCCTTGGCTCTCGGTGCGGCGGGCCTTTGTTGGCATCGCACCTGCTGTGGTGATGTCGGTCAGTTTCTCGGGCGAGTTGGCCTATGAAATCCACGTCCCGAACGCGCAGCTTTACGCGGCCTATCTGGCGCTGCGAAAGGCGGGCGAGGCGCACGGATTGCGGCTGTTTGGGTCCTACGCTGTTGAATCTATGCGCATGGAAAAGGGATATCGCCATTGGAAGGCGGACCTCGTGACCGAGTTTACCCCGTTCGAATCCAGCCTCGGGCGCTTTGTAAAGATGGATAAACCCCATTTCATCGGCAAGGCGGCGCTGGAAAAGATGATCGCCGAAGGCCACCGCCGTGCCTTTGTTTCGATGGTCCTCGATGCCACGCATGCCACCGCGCATGGGGGCGATGCGATCCTGTGCGACGGTCGGGTTGTGGGATCGGTCACCTCCGTTGGGTGGGGGCACCGGGTAGGCAAGAATATCGCCATGGGTTTCGTGGAACCCGCTTTTGCCGCAGAAGGCACAGCGCTGATGGTGGAGGTGATAGGGGTCCCTACGCAGGCGACAGTGGTGCCCGAGTGTCTGTATGACCCAGAAAACCTGCGTGTCCGGGCCTAG
- a CDS encoding trimethylamine methyltransferase family protein has translation MNEGQTGRRSGGRADRVAKRALPPAVNPCPPGQRGGQYRPLSEADIVAIYQTALRLLSDLGVGEVPEILVKPFLAAGATFGDGRVFFPQDMVKRAIGMAAKTFTFHGRDPARSIEVGGDAVHFGTGGAAVLTLDIDSGGYRPSTLRDLYDFTRLQDTLTNVSWFTRCCVATDLPDIYDLDVNTVFALMKGTTKPVATSFTIHEHVAPIMRMVDIGLGGDGTSGLFRATPFLKTHISPMISPMRYGEDAVMVTLACIEHGIPLSCITAAQSGATAPATLAGFLAQSLAETLASLIMVNVIKPGHPMVFSNWPLVVDLRTGSFVGGGGEISVMNAASAQISNWLGLPSGVASSMTDAKVPDAQYGAEKGISSLAAALGGGNLIYESSGMMASLLGASFEAFILDDEMHSLIYRTLRGVEVSEETLGYEAICEAVLGPGHFLGGTHTIAAMQRDYFYPTIADRDAPVTWEEKGRPDAWGRAKLAARRVLETHHPSYLAPEAEARMRDEFPIQLDP, from the coding sequence ATGAACGAAGGACAAACTGGGCGACGCAGTGGTGGCCGGGCAGACCGGGTTGCCAAAAGGGCGTTGCCGCCTGCGGTCAATCCTTGTCCACCGGGTCAGCGGGGCGGGCAATACCGACCCTTGTCCGAAGCCGATATAGTGGCCATCTACCAGACCGCACTTCGGCTTCTGTCTGATCTGGGCGTGGGCGAGGTGCCGGAAATTCTTGTAAAGCCGTTCCTGGCCGCCGGGGCCACCTTTGGCGACGGGCGGGTGTTCTTTCCGCAAGACATGGTCAAGCGGGCCATCGGCATGGCTGCGAAAACCTTCACCTTTCATGGCCGCGATCCCGCGCGGTCAATCGAGGTGGGCGGCGATGCCGTGCATTTCGGCACCGGCGGCGCGGCCGTTCTGACGTTGGATATTGACAGTGGCGGCTACCGCCCCTCAACCCTGCGCGATCTTTACGATTTCACAAGGTTGCAGGACACGTTGACCAATGTCAGCTGGTTTACCCGCTGCTGTGTCGCGACCGACCTGCCGGATATCTATGACCTTGATGTCAACACGGTCTTTGCACTGATGAAGGGCACAACGAAACCTGTCGCCACGTCGTTCACGATCCACGAGCATGTTGCGCCGATCATGCGGATGGTCGACATCGGCCTAGGCGGCGATGGCACGTCTGGCTTGTTTCGCGCAACTCCATTTCTAAAGACTCATATCTCGCCGATGATCTCGCCGATGCGCTATGGCGAGGATGCGGTGATGGTGACGCTGGCCTGTATCGAGCATGGGATTCCCCTGTCCTGCATCACCGCAGCGCAGTCTGGCGCAACAGCACCCGCGACGCTGGCCGGATTTCTGGCCCAGTCGCTTGCCGAGACGCTGGCCAGCTTGATCATGGTCAACGTCATCAAGCCCGGTCATCCGATGGTTTTTTCCAACTGGCCTTTGGTGGTGGACCTGCGCACCGGTTCCTTTGTGGGTGGCGGCGGCGAGATCAGCGTCATGAACGCGGCTTCGGCGCAGATTTCCAACTGGCTTGGCCTACCTTCGGGCGTTGCCTCCAGCATGACCGACGCCAAGGTGCCGGATGCGCAATACGGGGCCGAAAAAGGGATATCCTCGCTTGCCGCGGCCCTCGGCGGAGGGAACCTGATCTACGAGTCATCCGGCATGATGGCGTCTTTGCTGGGGGCAAGCTTCGAAGCCTTCATCCTGGATGACGAGATGCACTCGCTCATCTACCGCACCCTGCGTGGGGTCGAAGTCAGCGAAGAAACGCTGGGTTATGAGGCGATCTGCGAGGCGGTGCTGGGACCGGGCCATTTCTTGGGCGGAACGCATACCATTGCGGCGATGCAACGCGATTACTTTTACCCCACCATCGCCGACCGTGACGCGCCCGTCACCTGGGAAGAAAAGGGCCGCCCCGATGCTTGGGGCCGTGCAAAGCTTGCTGCGCGCCGCGTGCTGGAGACGCATCATCCCTCCTATCTCGCGCCCGAGGCTGAGGCCCGGATGCGCGACGAGTTCCCGATCCAACTGGACCCCTGA
- a CDS encoding LysR family transcriptional regulator, translating to MSDVTRLPAELTLRGLRVFVALEEAGSIAGAAQRLGGSSSGVSQHITALEAAIGAKLFDRRAKPVTLTPAGQVLRAHAHRILSVVSEAQAELAEISLTSLPQLNLAIIDDLDASLTPVLVSALQKRFRKCFVYAFSGRSDQIIDRLQTREADIGVTALLPAESTTFQSVPILREAFILLTAKGAIKPGTDPREALARLPFVQYSETMPIGQKVAQHLKRVKLNVPRRYAFEATRSVLAMVVQTGGWTLTTPLNLLDAERFIPMLDVLPLPFAGETRHIHLVARAEELGQLPEALARDCRRILRNVLVPRFEAIVPGFEGAIEVAEDEPQTEA from the coding sequence ATGTCCGACGTTACCCGCCTGCCAGCCGAACTGACCTTACGCGGATTGCGCGTTTTCGTAGCGCTGGAGGAAGCAGGTTCCATCGCCGGGGCCGCTCAAAGGCTTGGTGGATCGTCCTCGGGCGTCAGCCAGCATATCACCGCGCTGGAAGCCGCCATCGGTGCGAAACTCTTTGACCGTCGCGCCAAGCCAGTCACCCTGACCCCCGCAGGTCAGGTGCTCCGCGCCCATGCTCACCGTATCCTGTCGGTCGTCTCCGAGGCGCAGGCCGAGTTGGCCGAGATCAGCTTGACCAGCTTACCGCAACTCAATCTGGCGATCATCGACGACCTTGATGCCTCGCTGACGCCCGTTCTTGTGTCTGCCCTGCAAAAGCGGTTTCGCAAGTGCTTTGTCTATGCTTTCTCTGGCCGGTCCGACCAGATCATTGACCGGCTGCAAACACGAGAGGCCGATATTGGCGTAACCGCCCTGCTGCCTGCTGAAAGCACCACGTTTCAATCTGTCCCGATCCTGCGCGAAGCCTTCATCTTGTTGACCGCCAAAGGGGCGATCAAGCCCGGCACCGACCCACGCGAAGCGCTGGCCCGGCTGCCCTTCGTGCAGTATTCAGAGACGATGCCCATCGGCCAGAAGGTCGCCCAGCACCTGAAGCGCGTGAAACTGAACGTCCCCCGTCGCTATGCGTTCGAGGCGACACGGTCGGTTCTTGCAATGGTCGTGCAAACCGGCGGTTGGACACTGACGACCCCTTTAAACCTCCTGGATGCCGAACGTTTCATCCCGATGCTCGATGTCCTGCCGTTGCCCTTTGCAGGCGAAACGCGCCATATCCACCTTGTGGCCCGCGCCGAAGAACTGGGCCAGTTGCCCGAAGCACTGGCACGCGACTGCCGCCGCATCCTGCGAAACGTGCTTGTTCCCCGCTTCGAGGCGATTGTGCCGGGCTTTGAGGGCGCGATCGAGGTGGCAGAGGATGAACCCCAGACCGAAGCCTGA
- a CDS encoding ABC transporter permease: protein MEANLIPRFTGPSAPYYTRAFAAIQSRSGFVLSFNPAAAILGPIWAGMRGMSFLFLLLCFLDLLALNQIVSGLGGNTNSAEAARISQLQDTIATRRAEATEAIAAGDTDTATRAAKLADNLQKAVDAAMAETASLTDGASTRVVQGVILLLVIRLATGFFANAIYERRYTAWRGDQTLPHGAPPLRGAVTLALASLIYGVTLYARIGMPPDWLTTFPADKTLFSDTAAWFDAGFEAAYASGQGFFDGLRNSIRILVEGLEIVLVGTPWPVIMLVICTLAWQLAGPRIAVFTAAALAYLAFYGFWELSMQTVALLGAASILCIVIGIPLGIWFARSKTAFAIAQPILDFMQTMPAFVYLIPVIAFFGTGKPPGIIATLIFGMPPVIRLTTLGLTGVAEDVKEAARAYGATEWQVLRGVELPLAKASILAGINQTILMCLSMVVIASLIGAQGLGSVVLTSLQYAAKGQGLLAGLAILLCAMVIDRIVQGSFRKRE from the coding sequence ATGGAGGCCAACTTGATCCCCCGATTTACCGGCCCGAGTGCCCCCTATTACACCCGCGCCTTTGCTGCGATCCAGTCGCGATCTGGCTTTGTCCTTAGCTTCAACCCCGCCGCCGCGATTCTTGGCCCGATCTGGGCCGGGATGCGGGGGATGTCGTTCCTGTTCTTGCTGCTTTGTTTTCTTGACCTATTGGCCCTGAACCAGATCGTTTCTGGCCTTGGCGGCAATACCAACAGTGCTGAGGCGGCCCGGATCAGCCAGTTGCAAGACACTATCGCCACGCGCCGCGCCGAGGCGACCGAAGCCATAGCGGCCGGCGACACCGATACCGCGACCCGCGCCGCCAAACTGGCCGACAACCTTCAAAAGGCCGTTGATGCAGCAATGGCAGAAACGGCATCCCTGACAGACGGGGCGAGCACCCGTGTGGTGCAGGGCGTCATCCTGCTGCTTGTCATCCGGCTGGCAACCGGGTTCTTTGCCAATGCAATATACGAACGCCGCTACACCGCATGGCGGGGTGACCAGACCCTGCCACATGGCGCGCCGCCTCTGCGGGGGGCGGTCACCCTTGCCCTTGCCAGCTTGATCTATGGCGTCACGCTTTACGCAAGGATCGGTATGCCACCGGATTGGCTAACGACATTTCCGGCTGACAAGACGCTATTCTCTGACACGGCGGCCTGGTTTGACGCAGGATTTGAAGCCGCATATGCCTCGGGGCAGGGGTTCTTTGACGGGCTCCGAAATAGCATCCGCATTCTGGTCGAGGGGTTGGAGATCGTCCTTGTTGGCACCCCCTGGCCGGTGATCATGCTTGTGATCTGCACGCTGGCCTGGCAACTTGCCGGGCCCCGCATCGCAGTGTTCACGGCTGCCGCACTCGCCTATCTCGCGTTCTACGGCTTCTGGGAGTTGTCAATGCAGACGGTCGCTTTGCTGGGGGCGGCGTCAATTCTGTGCATCGTCATCGGCATCCCGCTGGGCATTTGGTTTGCCCGGTCAAAGACCGCGTTTGCCATCGCCCAGCCGATCCTTGACTTCATGCAGACCATGCCCGCCTTCGTCTATCTGATCCCTGTCATCGCGTTTTTCGGCACGGGAAAGCCGCCCGGCATCATTGCCACGCTGATCTTTGGCATGCCGCCGGTGATCCGGCTGACCACACTTGGCCTGACCGGCGTTGCCGAGGATGTAAAGGAAGCCGCCCGCGCCTATGGCGCGACCGAATGGCAGGTCTTGCGCGGTGTCGAACTGCCGTTGGCCAAGGCATCCATCCTTGCAGGGATCAACCAGACAATCCTGATGTGCCTGTCGATGGTGGTGATTGCCAGTCTGATTGGCGCTCAGGGGTTAGGGTCGGTGGTGCTGACCTCGCTGCAATATGCGGCGAAGGGGCAAGGGCTGCTCGCCGGGTTGGCCATTCTACTCTGCGCCATGGTTATTGACCGCATCGTGCAAGGCAGTTTCCGCAAGCGCGAATGA